The Pseudomonas moraviensis genome contains the following window.
TCAGCAGAGCGCTGGCTGCGGCCTGCGCGTAGGCGCCGCCGGAACCCATGGCGATCAGGCCATCTTCCGGTTCGACCACGTCACCGTTGCCGGTGATGATCAGCGAGGCGTCCTTGTTGGCGACCGCGAGCATCGCTTCGAGGCGGCTCAGGGAGCGGTCGGTGCGCCACTCTTTGGCGAGTTCGACGGCGGCGCGGATCAGGTGCCCCTGATGTTTCTCGAGCTGGCCTTCGAAACGTTCGAACAGGGTGAAGGCGTCAGCGGTGGCACCGGCAAAACCGGCGATGACCTGGCCATGGTACAGGCGACGTACCTTTTTGGCGTTGCCTTTCATCACGGTGTTGCCGAGAGAAACCTGGCCGTCGCCGCCCATGACGACTTTG
Protein-coding sequences here:
- the hslV gene encoding ATP-dependent protease subunit HslV, which produces MTTIVSVRRHGKVVMGGDGQVSLGNTVMKGNAKKVRRLYHGQVIAGFAGATADAFTLFERFEGQLEKHQGHLIRAAVELAKEWRTDRSLSRLEAMLAVANKDASLIITGNGDVVEPEDGLIAMGSGGAYAQAAASALLKKTDLSAREIVETALGIAGDICVFTNHTQTIEEQDLAE